The following proteins come from a genomic window of Rhinoraja longicauda isolate Sanriku21f chromosome 4, sRhiLon1.1, whole genome shotgun sequence:
- the c4h8orf89 gene encoding putative uncharacterized protein C8orf89 homolog isoform X2 has product MSWLEVEDDDEEDDDYQLLEEVSELWRRGPAAASHRFYKVGGQTASLSPLYSGSETGFLSSSRHKTKLVRDSDRRSYRHDEVPEAERLPNSKERQECTSRSSKHRLLPTSLFEEFSKDQFPFDWSKKTSAGLGGSKVLSSDMKRNDRDVRVPTMAQTNGIQGCKAKSLQHLFKESTCAASELHTLRVKNQIKATGPTMQYSSC; this is encoded by the exons ATGTCGTGGCTGGAGGTGGAAGACGACGACGAAGAGGATGATGACTACCAACTCCTGGAAGAGGTCTCTGAATTATGGCGACGCGGTCCAGCCGCTGCATCCCATCGTTTTTATAAAGTTGGGGGTCAGACTGCCTCCCTTTCACCCCTGTACTCCGGCTCCGAGACAGGGTTTCTGTCTTCATCCAGACACAAAACCAAGTTAGTGCGGGACAGCGACAGGAGATCATACAGACACGATGAAGTACCCGAGGCCGAACGGCTGCCAAA TTCAAAGGAAAGGCAAGAATGCACAAGTCGAAGCTCAAAACATAGATTGCTCCCCACCAGTTTATTTGAAGAGTTCTCAAAAGATCAGTTTCCATTTGACTGGAGCAAGAAAACCAGTGCAGGACTTGGTGGGAGTAAAG TTCTTTCCTCCGATATGAAAAGAAATGACAGAGACGTTAGAGTACCAACAATGGCTCAAACAAATGGAATTCAAGGGTGTAAGGCCAAAAGTCTTCAACATTTATTCAAGGAATCCACATGTGCTGCATCTGAGCTACACACATTAAG AGTGAAAAATCAAATCAAGGCTACTGGACCAACAATGCAGTATTCTAGCTGCTAG
- the c4h8orf89 gene encoding putative uncharacterized protein C8orf89 homolog isoform X1 gives MSWLEVEDDDEEDDDYQLLEEVSELWRRGPAAASHRFYKVGGQTASLSPLYSGSETGFLSSSRHKTKLVRDSDRRSYRHDEVPEAERLPNSKERQECTSRSSKHRLLPTSLFEEFSKDQFPFDWSKKTSAGLGGSKVLSSDMKRNDRDVRVPTMAQTNGIQGCKAKSLQHLFKESTCAASELHTLSPKTHNGLCCPISFPCDEKLQNYHNPLHGASAAFIQRLTEIAGLECDTIRHEKIRKLKKRSDC, from the exons ATGTCGTGGCTGGAGGTGGAAGACGACGACGAAGAGGATGATGACTACCAACTCCTGGAAGAGGTCTCTGAATTATGGCGACGCGGTCCAGCCGCTGCATCCCATCGTTTTTATAAAGTTGGGGGTCAGACTGCCTCCCTTTCACCCCTGTACTCCGGCTCCGAGACAGGGTTTCTGTCTTCATCCAGACACAAAACCAAGTTAGTGCGGGACAGCGACAGGAGATCATACAGACACGATGAAGTACCCGAGGCCGAACGGCTGCCAAA TTCAAAGGAAAGGCAAGAATGCACAAGTCGAAGCTCAAAACATAGATTGCTCCCCACCAGTTTATTTGAAGAGTTCTCAAAAGATCAGTTTCCATTTGACTGGAGCAAGAAAACCAGTGCAGGACTTGGTGGGAGTAAAG TTCTTTCCTCCGATATGAAAAGAAATGACAGAGACGTTAGAGTACCAACAATGGCTCAAACAAATGGAATTCAAGGGTGTAAGGCCAAAAGTCTTCAACATTTATTCAAGGAATCCACATGTGCTGCATCTGAGCTACACACATTAAG CCCAAAGACACATAATGGACTATGTTGTCCAATATCATTTCCATGCGATGAGAAGT TACAGAACTACCACAACCCTCTCCATGGTGCATCAGCTGCTTTCATTCAGCGACTGACAGAAATAGCTGGTTTGGAATGTGATACTATTCGGCACGAGAAAATTCGTAAGCTGAAGAAGAGATCAGACTGCTGA